The region gcttttgaactgtggtgttggagaagactcttgagagtcccttggacaacaaggagatccaaccattccattctgaaggaaatcagtcctgaatattcattggaagggctgatgctgaagctgaaactccaatactttggccgcctgaatagaagagcagactcattggaaaagaccctgatgctgggaaagattgaaggcgggaggagaagcggataacagaggatgagatggttggatggcatcaccgactcaatggacatgagttgagtaagctccaggagttggtgatggacagggaagcctggtgtactgcagtccatggggtcacaaagagtcggacatgataaATGACGGAACTGAAGTgaacacaatcaaaggctttagtagaGTCAACGAAGtagttgatgtttttctgaaattttcttgctttttctatgagccaacggatgttggcaatttggtctctggttcctctgccttttctaaatcccactTGAAAAATCTGGGAGTTCTCCATTCAGGTACTGTTTAAATCTagtttggagaattctgagcattactttgctggcatgtgaaataagCGCAAtggtacagtagtttgaacattctttggcattgtcttttctttgggattggaatgaaaactgaccttttccaattatGTGGCCAcagcagagttttccaaatttcctggcatttcCAGTGTGGCACTttatttaacagcatcatcttttaggctttgaaatagctcagctggacttccatcacctccactagctttgttggtagtgatgcttccaaaggcccacttgacttcacactccagcatgtctggctctaggtgagtgatcacaccatcatggttatctgggtcattaagagctcttttgtatagttctgtgtattcttgttatctcttaatagcttctgcttctgggtACCCACAGAGCCAGTTAAACCATACGTTCCATGAATGAATGACCATAAGACGAAGAGCTTCATGTTTTGGGATTTCCAGGGCTTGGAAAGCATGAGTCTATCAGCATCTTTGAAATAGAATGTTAATAAAGTTTTGTTAATAGCGCCCACTAAACTACAAGTCCCGGCTTCCTCCTAGAAAGTGACGAATCACGTGGTCGGCTAGGAATCCGGAAGTCTGGCCCGCTTGTCTAATCACGCCGGAGAAACCTCCAAAGTGGCGCCAGACTGGCCAATCCTGCGGATGTTTGTTCCAAGCCCAGGCCGGGTCCCGCCTCCTCGCGCTGCGCTGACTGGTCGTTAGCGGATACGGTGGCTGTAGAGGCGGTGACCGCGGCTTTTTCCCCGCTTTGCGCCCGGTTCCGTGCCCGTCCCGCGGCTCCGATTCCACCATGGCTCCCAAAGGCGGGCCCAAGCAGCAGTCCGAGGAGGACCTGCTCCTGCAGGATTTCAGCCGCAACCTCTCGGCCAAGTCCTCGGCGCTTTTCTTCGGGAACGCCTTCATCGTGTCCGCCATCCCCATATGTGAGCGCTTGGAGCGAGacgggctgggctgggctgggctgggctgggcgggGACGTGGCAAGGCCGTGCAGAGGGCGAGGCGTGCGCCGGAGCCTGTGCTGTCCCCCAGCTCCCCCTGGACTCGGGGGCTGCACGCAGCCTCTGTGGGCCTCCGTGATCTGTCCGGGGTCGTGGTGGGTGGCATCCCAGGAAAGTCATTATAGCACGTTGGAAAAGTAGGCTAGCTCGTTCCCGGGCCTCAGGTCTGCGGATTGTGAGTTACTGGTTCTGGGATGGCGGCCTCAAATCTGTATTTCAACCAACACCCGGGTTAAGATCTTGTGATGCTAACAGGCATATCGCCTgttctcccccagccccctcgCCCGGTATAACTATCGTTTGCTGTAATGGGATCTTAAACTTTTTACTTGCTTTGGAGAAACTCATGAATTAGGTTAGAGACATAAACAATCGCACCGAATTGTAAATGTAGCTTTAGAACCGGTTCACACAGAACATTATTTTCCGAAAGAAGCTGAACCAGTGCCAAGGCCCCAAGCTCTACTgtgtttaaactttttaataattCTGTTAGAGCAATTCTAGAATTCTTACTTGAATGGAAAAACTTTACAACCTTGGCCAAGGTTGTTTTTAGAGTTTAGGGATTCCAAATGTCAATTTCCTCTCCCCTACATTTTTGCACTGTTGTTGGGCAAATCCAGATATATTTTCTCTCCTGACTTTATAAAACCTAGCGTGCAGTTAACATGGTTCACTGACCGCACTGTGCATTGCCTTGATTTCAGAGAACAGCCACGTCAGCGTGTGAACTCTGGTTTGGGACTACACGTGGAGTCTCGGAATGACTTGTAGTTAGTGTGATAGTACCCTGAAGAATGAAATTTGAAGTCTGAATCGTGATTTTGTTGAGCTAGAGTTCTCATTCTATAATCATCAGAAATCTCATCATGGACTAGTTATAGGAAGATTACGGTTTTCAAGTATTCTGAACTAGAAACACTTGAGACTTAACTTTTTCCTGGATATCGCACTTAGGAAGTTCTTCTTACACTGTATTGGATTCCCTAATCCGGGCTGTATTTTACCAGGTTTAGCTATAATCGTTAATAACTCAGCAGGTTTTTGTAACTGGGTggtaatgttttgtttctttttgtattcCCCACCCCCTTTTATCTTAATTCAGGGTTATATTGGCGAATATGGCATATGGATCTTATTCAGTCTGCTGTTCTGTACAGTGTGATGACCCTAGTAAGCACTTACTTGGTGGCCTTTGCTTACAAAAATGTGAAATTTGTTCTCAAGCACAAGTAAGTATATTTCTCAAGTGAAAGTAAATATTGTTGCATTTTTATATAGTAGGGTGACTTCTGAAagaccatttgtgtgtgtgtgttttggtaaGCATTGAGATATAGTTTTATGTATATTTGGGGGgagatatgtgtatgtatatttggaTTCATTTGAGAtagatgtgtatgtatgtttggATTAATtggaaatatatgtgtatgtatatttggggtgtgtgtatatatgattgcaaaatatataattataaataatggtATGAAGGAATAGCGACtaactgaaaagcagagagagtCTGCTAACAGTGCTATGGAAGTGGGTGTTGAGGTTGGAATTAGAACACTTGAGTACTAGCCTTAATCATGGGGCTCAGAAAAGCAAACCCACCaagtaaattaacattttaaaagtcaaatggaATTCTGGAAAGAATTGTTCTGGACTCTCCATGTAGAATTTTTGGATGTGAAAGAagtggtctttttttcttttactcaacCTTGACATTTTTAATGCTAATTAGGCTAccatattttctctgtttcttccttcattttgtcATGTCACTCTCCTAATAACTCTTCATGACATTCTCTTTTCTAAAAGTATTAAAACCAGATTCTTCCAGACCCTTGGAATGTGAATCCTCTGCCTCCTACCAATCAGGCCTCATCTTTTAGCATTGGGGCTTAGGGCTTCCGACTCAGCCTTTAAACATGACTCCTCTCCTCCCTCATTTAGAAACGTCTCCCTTTCTTTCCATTCTTACATGTCTGTTATTTTAAGCCTTAGGAATCATTTCCAGAGAAATCCTAACTGTCTTTATTGTTCCTGTGTCAAGCTTTCTGGTGATGAGGAGCAGAAACACCTTGAGGTGATTTCAGTTAACAGGGATTATTGTAAGCCTCCCCACTGTTGTCCTGGATCCTTAGGCGTCTAGGTTGTGCCTGACAGTTGCTGGAACAGCTAAATCCAGGTCATCTCTGTTGTCTTCCTGCTTGGCAGCCCCTCTTCACCAGCTGCCGTTTCAGAATTCAGCCCATCTCGGCCTATGCTTTCCTGGGCTGTCCTTCTCATGAGGCAGGGCCGTCTGTGGATAGTGAAGTCCTCAGAGTGGGTGTTTTGCATGACCCATCCTTTGTGATTCCCTTGGACCTTGGTCTCTTTGGGACCTAGTGTTTTTCACTTGTTCTACATATAATTTTTCACTCACCTTTTTGGAGTCAAAAATCATGCTCTTTCCCCTCAGTTTTACTTGCTGCTTCTTGAGGacagcttccttgtcctttgttTATTCTCTTACACTAGTTAATGATACATTTTGTTTAGTTCAGTGAAATTTCAGTGATCTCTGCCTATaatgtggaagacttgggttcagtccctgggcagggaggattccctggagaagggaatgcctacctactccagtgttcttaaatggagaatttcacggacagaggagcctggtgagctacagcatggggttgcaacgaattggacaaaactgaacgactaacatttACTGACTTAATAGGATCTCTGAGTGGAATTATTTTTTAGTCATCATAGTTTGGGTCTAATATTAAATATTGCTACTGACATAAAAACTCCTACAGATTGGTAAGAGTGTTAAGGCTTCAAGAGCCAGCAAGATGCTGAGTGTGGGTAGGTGTTGGTGATAGAGGGAATGGCTAGAGTCTGTAGTCTGTATTCCAGTTCCCACTCTGCTTCTCTTAAGTGCAGACCCTTGGGCCTGCATTTTATCTTTTGAGACTTCAGATTTCTGGGCTGTAAAATGGGAGTACTAATGGTACCTCTTGGGATGGTCAGGATTAAATATGGTACATGCAACAAAATGTAGGCCATGGCGTTTGGCATGTAATAAATGTTTGTGTGCAGTGTTGGAGAGGTTGGAGGTGAGAGAGCCCATAGGAATTTCTTTTAACATGGTATGATTTTTAAGATGtttatgaagacttttttttttttttttttttaatctcagttggCTGGGTGCTGGGCCCCTGGATTTGCCTCTGTCTTGTTTCAGAGCATTAAGTGCTGAGGGAGATTTTGTTTGCTGAGAGCACTGAGATGGAGGGTAGGGCTGAGTTGTAATAAACCTACAGTGTAGTTGTTAATGTCTTTTTAGGCAAGTATAGAATTTTAGACATAGAAGAGAAATTAGTTATCTCGGTAAGTGTTTTCAGGACAGATGATTGACTGTTTGTCTGAGAGATGCCTAGAGCCAGCTCTTTTGAAAATAGTTCATTCTTACGTCCTAGCATCCTGACAGTTGaggtgcgtgcgtgcgtgtgtgtgtgtgtgttttccccccTCTACTCAGCTAAGAAAGGTTTTTGCTGTAAACCGTGTCCATTTCTTATCAGCTGGCCTTTCTTAGAAAAAAGCAGTCTTATGTGAAGTTCAAGAAACATTTAATGAGTTCCTTGGATTTGCTGGAGATTAAGAGATGAGAGTCTCTGCCTGCAGAACAGAATTTTACGTAATACAATGAGTCAGGGATAGCAGGGCTTTATAATGTTCTATTTAGTGTGTTAAAGTAGCTCTTGAAACAGCTACCTGCTCCCTTAGCTGctgttttctttacatttcagAACCTGTTTCCTTTTACCTATTTTCTAACTGGTTTTCCTCCCTCCAATGACCAATTTGTGGAAAAATACATTAGTCAAAGTTGACTAAAGATTTTGTTTTCAACAATGTCACTTCTAACTTGATTATTGAGTGAGAGATAGATAAAACCAACCCAAACTTGGGGCTTCTCAGgaggttcaatggtaaagaatcctcctgccaatgcaggagatgcaagaaatgtgggttcgaccccagggtcaggaagatcctctggagtagaaaatggcttCATTTGTAGCCCAGAAGCCCATGTTGTTGAAGGTTGAAAGCTGTTGCTGTTCATGATCTTGGGCTTTTCAGGAACCCATCCTGATTTTTCCCCAGTTTTCCTCGGTCCACGGACCAGAAGTTAATGTAGTGTAGTTATGAGGGATCGGAACATAGATTGAACAGATGTCTGTCTCTATGGTCTACATCTGTGGCTTGTTTAATACATCTCAGTATTGTGTTGAATGTTTTCTTAGTGAGACTTTATAGGTAATTGCTGTATTTTGCTTGTGATCTATGTTTACGGGTAGTCAGTTTGTCCTATATTATGAAAAGTAAATCATCAAATTTAAATGTCTAATCTTTGGGGAGGCGTTTGTATTTCATCACAGGTtaaattttatcttctctttcaCTAGCAACCCCATCTGATAAAACTTATCtcgtagattttttttttaggattatgtcttttttttttttttctttatctgactCATCACTAAATATTCTTATCTGATTTCTCAAGTGACACTTTCAGCATTTTCTGGCTGATTCCATATTATCTCTTGGTGCAACTCTCAAACCAGTAGTTGCTATGGTCAGTCCTGCACCAGGTGGTAATATTTCTTTTTAGTAATATTCCTCTTTTGAATAGAGTTAAAAGCTTTACTTTAAGATTTTAGATTTCTCTAAGCTTAATTTTCTCTCCTGTTATATATTGGAATTGAAATCATGTGTCATTTACTAGTGCCTTAACAAATTTATTTGTGGAACAGTTAATTTATGAGTTAAAACAAAGTGGAGCTATAATGATTCATAACTAAATTGTGCTAATAGCATTTGACTTTTATTTCCATATTGAATGcctaactttggaaaattctccCTTTTAAGCAGAATTCAGAACACATCACTAATAAACCACATCTTGGAAGTTTCTTGAACTCCCTCTCTTTTGGCTAGTATAGTGTAATAAGCTTGGAACTTTCTGTCCAGCTTGTTTTCTTGAAATGTAAAGTATGATACAGTTGCCAGTACAAGCTTGGAGTACAGAGTGTTTCTGAGAGGGAGCAGTGTTCACTCCTGGAGCATGTGgagactctttttcttttcctttcagagtAGCACA is a window of Ovis aries strain OAR_USU_Benz2616 breed Rambouillet chromosome 1, ARS-UI_Ramb_v3.0, whole genome shotgun sequence DNA encoding:
- the SSR3 gene encoding translocon-associated protein subunit gamma isoform X4, translating into MAPKGGPKQQSEEDLLLQDFSRNLSAKSSALFFGNAFIVSAIPIWLYWRIWHMDLIQSAVLYSVMTLVSTYLVAFAYKNVKFVLKHKVAQKREDAVSKEVTRKLSEADNRKMSRKEKDERKYSLDKGLLEKCSLKLGFLPVRPWQNLC
- the SSR3 gene encoding translocon-associated protein subunit gamma isoform X3, giving the protein MAPKGGPKQQSEEDLLLQDFSRNLSAKSSALFFGNAFIVSAIPIWLYWRIWHMDLIQSAVLYSVMTLVSTYLVAFAYKNVKFVLKHKVAQKREDAVSKEVTRKLSEADNRKMSRKEKDERTWVSELSERNVGVVQVVVMKIIDFLSVYYHQILSSREPHENLVEEE